A portion of the Lolium rigidum isolate FL_2022 chromosome 1, APGP_CSIRO_Lrig_0.1, whole genome shotgun sequence genome contains these proteins:
- the LOC124683810 gene encoding 3-ketoacyl-CoA synthase 11-like, which produces MDSSAPNAAPPAPEPTQPRRLPDFLQSVRLKYVKLGYRHLISHGMYLLLSPLMALLAVQLSTVSPGDLAGLWEQLRYNLVSVLTCTTLLVFLSTVYLLTRPRPVYLVDFACYKPEPERRCSRETFMRCSEATGSFTDANLDFQRKILERSGLGDDTYLPPAVLRVPPNPCMDEARREASTVMFGAIDQLLEKTGVRPKDIGILVVNCSLFNPTPSLSAMVVNHYKLRGNVASYNLGGMGCSAGLLSIDLAKDLLQVHRNTHALVISMENITLNWYFGNDRSMLVSNCLFRMGGAAILLSNRRADRRRAKYELVHTVRTHRGADDRCFGCVAQGEDGEGRVGVSLSKDLMAVAGEALKTNITTLGPLVLPLSEQLLFMATLVAKKAFKAKVKPYIPDFKLAFEHFCIHAGGRAVLDELEKNLELTEWHMEPSRMTLHRFGNTSSSSLWYELAYSEAKGRIGRRDRIWQIAFGSGFKCNSAVWRALRTVCPETEKNPWMDEIDDFPVEVPKISKVGNA; this is translated from the coding sequence ATGGACAGCTCGGCGCCCAATGCCGCCCCACCCGCGCCGGAGCCCACGCAGCCGCGGCGGCTGCCGGACTTCCTCCAGTCGGTGCGGCTCAAGTACGTGAAGCTGGGGTACCGCCACCTCATCTCCCACGGAATGTACCTGCTGCTGTCGCCGCTCATGGCGCTCCTGGCCGTGCAGCTCTCCACCGTGTCCCCCGGCGACCTCGCCGGCCTGTGGGAGCAGCTGCGGTACAACCTCGTCTCCGTGCTCACCTGCAccaccctcctcgtcttcctctccaCCGTCTACCTCCTCACCCGCCCGCGCCCCGTCTACCTGGTCGACTTCGCGTGCtacaagccggagccggagcgcCGGTGCTCGCGCGAGACCTTCATGCGCTGCTCCGAGGCCACGGGCTCCTTCACCGACGCCAACCTCGACTTCCAGCGCAAGATCCTGGAGCGGTCGGGGCTCGGCGACGACACCTACCTGCCGCCCGCCGTGCTGCGGGTGCCCCCGAACCCGTGCATGGACGAGGCGCGCAGGGAGGCGAGCACGGTCATGTTCGGCGCCATCGACCAGCTGCTGGAGAAGACCGGGGTCCGGCCCAAGGACATCGGTATCCTCGTCGTCAACTGCAGCCTCTTCAACCCGACGCCGTCGCTGTCGGCCATGGTGGTGAACCACTACAAGCTACGGGGCAACGTCGCGAGCTACAACCTGGGCGGGATGGGGTGCAGCGCGGGGCTGCTGTCAATCGACCTGGCCAAGGACCTGCTGCAGGTGCACCGGAACACGCACGCGCTGGTGATCAGCATGGAGAACATCACCCTCAACTGGTACTTCGGGAACGACCGCTCCATGCTGGTGTCCAACTGCCTGTTCCGGATGGGCGGCGCGGCGATCCTGCTCTCCAACCGGCGCGCCGACCGGCGGCGCGCCAAGTACGAGCTGGTGCACACGGTGCGCACGCACAGGGGCGCCGACGACCGGTGCTTCGGGTGCGTGGCGCAGGGGGAGGACGGGGAGGGCAGGGTGGGCGTGTCGCTGTCCAAGGACCTGATGGCGGTGGCCGGGGAGGCGCTCAAGACCAACATCACCACGCTGGggccgctggtgctgccgctgTCGGAGCAGCTGCTGTTCATGGCCACGCTGGTGGCCAAGAAGGCGTTCAAGGCCAAGGTCAAGCCCTACATCCCGGACTTCAAGCTGGCGTTCGAGCACTTCTGCATCCACGCGGGCGGCCGCGCCGTGCTGGACGAGCTGGAGAAGAACCTGGAGCTGACGGAGTGGCACATGGAGCCGTCGCGGATGACGCTGCACCGGTTCGGGAACACGTCCAGCAGCTCGCTGTGGTACGAGCTGGCCTACAGCGAGGCCAAGGGCAGGATCGGCCGGCGCGACAGGATCTGGCAGATCGCCTTCGGCTCCGGGTTCAAGTGCAACAGCGCCGTCTGGAGGGCGCTGCGCACGGTCTGCCCGGAGACGGAGAAGAACCCATGGATGGACGAGATCGACGATTTCCCCGTGGAGGTCCCCAAGATCTCCAAGGTTGGGAACGCATGA